In one window of Helianthus annuus cultivar XRQ/B chromosome 17, HanXRQr2.0-SUNRISE, whole genome shotgun sequence DNA:
- the LOC110921522 gene encoding uncharacterized protein LOC110921522, with protein sequence MKILKENAGPLTNFEVLDFLRSRGAAKDPTRVLASVAPSEFKVYDYLEHTAASSQTKESITEFAAKCKPYKLTKSEIINIVNIRPSSSVEIYPLIENLEARLEESVEELVELVLQVFPSSEEQSKSDE encoded by the coding sequence ATGAAGATTCTGAAGGAAAATGCAGGCCCGCTTACGAATTTTGAAGTGCTTGATTTTTTACGATCTAGAGGGGCTGCAAAAGACCCCACACGGGTTCTTGCTTCGGTAGCACCTTCAGAATTCAAGGTTTACGACTACCTGGAGCACACGGCAGCTTCTAGTCAAACAAAAGAGAGCATTACTGAGTTTGCGGCTAAATGTAAACCATACAAGCTTACAAAGTCTGAGATCATTAACATCGTCAACATTAGACCGTCTTCGTCTGTCGAAATTTACCCCTTGATTGAGAATCTTGAGGCACGACTAGAAGAAAGTGTTGAAGAATTGGTTGAGTTGGTTTTGCAAGTGTTTCCCTCTTCTGAAGAACAAAGTAAATCtgatgaatga